One region of Chanodichthys erythropterus isolate Z2021 chromosome 19, ASM2448905v1, whole genome shotgun sequence genomic DNA includes:
- the csf3a gene encoding colony stimulating factor 3 (granulocyte) a isoform X2 — protein sequence MMGLCYCWSLVTLHIFFFIAVVIMNFQALLVTLVGIVGSAPVSHKLDVMDKDTIAQAHSLIRKILEDIPTVHTAWIKSMSFTLGDNRELLLNFKEKMIPSAPVLQNISSSFSLETCLAHIVKGLQLHLNLLEEIRKSPMLVQTDQVMNLKAEIEDLLYQIKELQNQAEFDHSQQESGKQSEIDVAKYLTSEYVTGVAAHLTLQQLQDFSYDVLRSILSMASISENATTPMQLWVNAADV from the exons ATGATGGGGCTTTGTTACTGTTGGAGTCTGGTGACTTTgcacattttctttttcattgcTGTTGTTATAATGAACTTCCAAG CTCTGTTAGTCACCTTAGTGGGAATCGTGGGATCTGCCCCTGTCTCTCACAAACTGGACGTTATGGACAAGGATACTATTGCACAGGCTCACAGCTTAATCCGCAAAATTCTTGAAGATATTCCTACAGTGCACACAGCCTGGATAAAAAGCATG AGTTTCACTTTGGGCGACAACAGGGAGCTGCTGCTGAACTTCAAGGAAAAAATGATACCCTCTGCCCCAGTTCTCCAGAACATCTCAAGTAGCTTCAGTCTG GAAACCTGCCTTGCTCACATAGTGAAGGGACTGCAACTACATCTCAATCTCTTGGAAGAGATCAGAAAATCACCCATGCTGGTCCAGACTGACCAGGTGATGAATCTTAAAGCTGAAATTGAAGACCTTCTGTATCAAATCAAAGAG TTGCAGAATCAAGCAGAATTTGACCACTCACAGCAGGAATCAGGCAAGCAGTCAGAGATTGATGTGGCTAAATATCTGACAAGTGAATACGTAACTGGTGTGGCAGCCCACCTCACCCTGCAACAGCTACAGGACTTCAGTTATGATGTCCTACGCAGTATCCTCAGTATGGCCTCCATTTCAGAGAACGCTACTACCCCTATGCAGCTCTGGGTAAATGCAGCAGACGTATGA
- the csf3a gene encoding colony stimulating factor 3 (granulocyte) a isoform X1, with translation MMGLCYCWSLVTLHIFFFIAVVIMNFQVALLVTLVGIVGSAPVSHKLDVMDKDTIAQAHSLIRKILEDIPTVHTAWIKSMSFTLGDNRELLLNFKEKMIPSAPVLQNISSSFSLETCLAHIVKGLQLHLNLLEEIRKSPMLVQTDQVMNLKAEIEDLLYQIKELQNQAEFDHSQQESGKQSEIDVAKYLTSEYVTGVAAHLTLQQLQDFSYDVLRSILSMASISENATTPMQLWVNAADV, from the exons ATGATGGGGCTTTGTTACTGTTGGAGTCTGGTGACTTTgcacattttctttttcattgcTGTTGTTATAATGAACTTCCAAG TAGCTCTGTTAGTCACCTTAGTGGGAATCGTGGGATCTGCCCCTGTCTCTCACAAACTGGACGTTATGGACAAGGATACTATTGCACAGGCTCACAGCTTAATCCGCAAAATTCTTGAAGATATTCCTACAGTGCACACAGCCTGGATAAAAAGCATG AGTTTCACTTTGGGCGACAACAGGGAGCTGCTGCTGAACTTCAAGGAAAAAATGATACCCTCTGCCCCAGTTCTCCAGAACATCTCAAGTAGCTTCAGTCTG GAAACCTGCCTTGCTCACATAGTGAAGGGACTGCAACTACATCTCAATCTCTTGGAAGAGATCAGAAAATCACCCATGCTGGTCCAGACTGACCAGGTGATGAATCTTAAAGCTGAAATTGAAGACCTTCTGTATCAAATCAAAGAG TTGCAGAATCAAGCAGAATTTGACCACTCACAGCAGGAATCAGGCAAGCAGTCAGAGATTGATGTGGCTAAATATCTGACAAGTGAATACGTAACTGGTGTGGCAGCCCACCTCACCCTGCAACAGCTACAGGACTTCAGTTATGATGTCCTACGCAGTATCCTCAGTATGGCCTCCATTTCAGAGAACGCTACTACCCCTATGCAGCTCTGGGTAAATGCAGCAGACGTATGA